A genome region from Solanum pennellii chromosome 12, SPENNV200 includes the following:
- the LOC107007316 gene encoding protein yippee-like At5g53940 has translation MGRIFVVDLEGRIYKCKFCQTHLALADDLVSRGFHCRRGKAYLFNKVVNVTVGPQEERAMLSGMHTVADIFCCCCGQIVGWKYEAAHEESQKYKEKKFVLERGRIVDGVDTEFYIDTRPTISDTEDA, from the exons ATGGGAAGGATATTTGTTGTAGATCTTGAAGGCAGGATTTACAAGTGCAAATTCTGCCAAACCCACCTTGCTCTTGCTGATGACCTTGTTTCTAGG GGATTTCATTGCCGCAGAGGAAAAGCCTACTTGTTCAATAAAGT GGTGAACGTAACTGTTGGACCTCAGGAGGAGAGAGCGATGCTTTCTGGGATGCACACAGTAGCAGATATATTTTGTTGCTGTTGCGGGCAAATTGTTGGCTGGAAATAT GAGGCTGCACACGAGGAAAGCCAGAAGTATAAAGAAAAGAAGTTTGTTCTCGAAAG GGGTAGGATCGTTGACGGAGTTGACACTGAATTCTACATCGATACTCGTCCAACTATCAGTGATACTGAGGATGCATAG